One segment of Streptomyces sp. NBC_00576 DNA contains the following:
- a CDS encoding oxidoreductase yields MAANRPVVLVTGASSGVGKETARAFATAGFEVIGTARNTARVTAPDGVTYLDLDVTSDESVAAVVKQVIDRFGRIDVLVNNAGVGANGAGEEFSVARTQEVFDVNVYGIMRMTKAVLPHMRTQRSGRVINVSSLSGFVPSPFMSIYTSTKHAVEGYSGSLDHEVREHGVRILLVEPGPINTPFGDHSVQGDTPMPLYASGRRTFDEVLAKNTSGGDDPATVAKVIVAAATDRNPKLRRTAGTTAAGISVFHRVLPARIFDRIVRRFNRMPN; encoded by the coding sequence ATGGCTGCAAATCGACCGGTAGTGCTCGTGACAGGTGCCTCATCGGGAGTCGGCAAGGAGACGGCCCGCGCCTTCGCCACGGCGGGCTTCGAGGTGATCGGAACCGCCCGCAACACTGCGCGGGTCACCGCGCCCGACGGGGTGACCTACCTCGACCTCGACGTGACCAGCGACGAATCGGTCGCTGCCGTGGTCAAGCAGGTGATCGACCGGTTCGGACGCATCGATGTCCTGGTCAACAATGCCGGCGTCGGCGCCAACGGCGCCGGCGAGGAGTTCTCCGTCGCCCGGACGCAAGAGGTCTTCGACGTCAACGTCTACGGCATCATGCGGATGACCAAGGCAGTCCTGCCGCACATGCGCACGCAACGGAGCGGACGCGTCATCAACGTCTCCTCCCTCAGCGGGTTCGTCCCCAGCCCGTTCATGTCCATCTACACCTCGACCAAGCACGCGGTCGAGGGCTACTCCGGGTCGCTGGATCACGAGGTCCGCGAACACGGCGTGCGGATCCTGCTCGTCGAGCCCGGCCCGATCAACACCCCGTTCGGGGACCACAGCGTGCAGGGTGACACCCCCATGCCGCTCTACGCGTCGGGACGGCGCACCTTCGACGAGGTGCTGGCCAAGAACACCAGCGGCGGCGACGATCCCGCCACCGTGGCCAAGGTGATCGTCGCGGCGGCCACCGACCGCAACCCGAAACTGCGGCGCACCGCCGGCACGACGGCCGCAGGCATCAGCGTGTTCCACCGCGTCCTTCCGGCCCGGATCTTCGACCGCATCGTCCGCAGGTTCAACCGGATGCCGAACTGA